The following coding sequences lie in one Phalacrocorax aristotelis unplaced genomic scaffold, bGulAri2.1 scaffold_238, whole genome shotgun sequence genomic window:
- the LOC142051413 gene encoding mucin-3A-like, with the protein MREVYKHIEGYQDVVIHELNKGSIVVNYTVLLKVLASTTANETVQSISKSLVTALNSYTNCNETCQGDNCTFCFNSTYTSVDNFRVEEVETSVCDSHIPEDFKTYFSPLVTATGVLCITRCDKRSADPYPCVHGTCVVARSGPQCECSEPSAFWYQDSACSSRISKVGVAVGVPVAGLVVAVAAFTAFLLRAKRQKDEYRDKLTSHSELYCSTDESWTSPQGFTASNPAATWEDLEAPSTNCINLENVDTSQKIHIQRPSVIVP; encoded by the exons ATGAGGGAGGTTTACAAGCACATAGAGGGCTACCAAGATGTGGTGATCCACGAACTGAA CAAGGGCAGCATCGTGGTGAACTACACGGTCCTCCTGAAGGTGCTCGCCAGCACCACGGCCAACGAGACGGTGCAGAGCATCTCCAAGAGCCTCGTCACCGCCCTCAACAGCTACACCAACTGCAACGAAACCTGTCAAGGAGACAACT GTACTTTCTGCTTCAACTCTACATACACCAGCGTCGACAACTTCAGGGTGGAAGAGGTTGAAACAA GTGTGTGCGACAGCCACATCCCGGAGGATTTCAAGACCTACTTCTCCCCGCTCGTCACCGCCACCGGCGTCCTCTGCATCACCAGATGCGACAAACGCTCTGCCGACCCTTACCCCTGCGTCCACGGCACGTGCGTCGTGGCACGCTCGGGACCACAGTGCGA GTGCTCGGAGCCGTCGGCGTTCTGGTACCAAGACAGCGCCTGCAGCTCCCGCATCAGCAAGGTGGGGGTGGCCGTGGGGGTACCGGTGGCTGGGTTGGTCGTGGCCGTCGCCGCCTTCACCGCCTTCCTGCTGCGGGCGAAGAGGCAGAAGGACGAGTACAG GGATAAGCTGACCTCCCACTCGGAGCTGTATTGCAGCACGGACGAGAGCTGGACCAGCCCGCAGGGCTTCACCGCCAGCAACCCGGCCGCGACCTGGGAAG ACTTGGAGGCCCCCAGCACCAACTGCATCAACCTAGAGAATGTGGACACCTCGCAGAAG atCCACATCCAGCGACCATCCGTCATCGTCCCCTGA
- the LOC142051414 gene encoding mucin-3A-like, protein MSTTTSPPTTTTTSSTLQNSSSITSTTTSPPTTTTTSSSLQNSLSITSTTTSPPTTTTTSSTLQNSPSTTTPPPATSTPLRPTTTPGVCRNGGTWLDGHCKCPPGFTGDACDDISNTIATNAVTNGTVQVELRVTNREFTDDLWNPGSSTYLEFVETFKKQMDVVYSNIQGYGGIKVLRLTPGSVVVDHIIIVSLLVTAQAQEKLHNITAELQEEIRAAAAQLNCTSGTRELCFNSSDVVVRNASLNFDKEAFCQQEVPEGYQDYYFPNLTSSGFYCISNCTPGTPGSISCNKGQCRLTLSGPQCFCHETDLYWYRGDRCETRVGKLAVGLGVAAAALAATVVVLAVLLFRAQRTRSFYSTQKAMKQTWYEDAVDTWSLPGSFTFQNQGAHTEDNFRVNLESLHTSAPVNVPRPEKFYTRL, encoded by the exons ATGTCCACCAcgacttcacctcccaccaccaccacgacCAGCTCCACTCTCCAGAACTCCTCGTCCATCACGTCCACCAcgacttcacctcccaccaccaccacgacCAGCTCCTCTCTCCAGAACTCCTTGTCCATCACGTCCACCAcgacttcacctcccaccaccaccacgacCAGCTCCACTCTCCAGAACTCCCCGTCCACCACGACTCCACCTCCCGCCACCTCCACCCCTCTCcgccccaccaccaccccag GGGTCTGCCGTAACGGGGGCACTTGGCTGGACGGCCACTGCAAGTGCCCCCCCGGTTTCACGGGTGACGCGTGTGATGACATCAGTAACACCATCGCAACAAACGCCG TGACCAACGGGACAGTGCAGGTGGAGCTGCGCGTCACCAACCGGGAGTTCACCGACGACCTCTGGAACCCCGGCTCTTCCACCTACTTGGAGTTTGTCGAGACCTTCAAGAAGCAG ATGGATGTGGTCTACAGCAACATCCAGGGCTACGGGGGCATCAAGGTCCTGCGTCTGAC GCCCGGCAGCGTGGTGGTGGATCACATCATCATCGTCTCCCTGCTGGTGACCGCCCAAGCCCAGGAGAAGCTCCACAACATCACGGCGGAGCTGCAGGAAGAGATCCGCGCGGCAGCGGCGCAGCTGAACTGCACAAGTGGTACCC GCGAGCTCTGCTTCAACTCCTCCGACGTGGTGGTGCGCAACGCTTCGCTCAACTTTGACAAAGAGG cCTTCTGCCAGCAGGAAGTGCCTGAGGGCTACCAGGACTACTACTTTCCCAACCTGACAAGCTCTGGTTTCTACTGCATATCCAACTGCACCCCAGGCACCCCCGGCTCCATCAGCTGCAACAAGGGGCAGTGCCGGCTCACCCTGAGCGGCCCACAGTGCTT CTGCCACGAGACCGATCTCTACTGGTACCGAGGCGATCGCTGCGAGACCCGGGTCGGCAAGCTGGCGGTGGGGTTGGGCGTGGCCGCGGCGGCTCTGGCCGCGACGGTCGTCGTCCTCGCCGTCCTCCTCTTCCGAGCTCAGAGGACCAGATCGTTTTACAG CACCCAGAAGGCGATGAAGCAGACGTGGTACGAGGACGCGGTCGACACGTGGAGCCTCCCAGGAAGCTTCACCTTCCAGAACCAAG gCGCCCACACTGAGGACAACTTTCGGGTCAACCTTGAGTCCCTGCACACGTCGGCACCG GTCAATGTTCCAAGACCGGAGAAATTCTACACGCGACTCTGA
- the LOC142051412 gene encoding uncharacterized protein LOC142051412, with protein sequence MTSSTLQNSSSITSTTTSPPTTSMSSSTLQNSSSITSTTTSPPTTSTSSSTLQNSSSITSTTTSPPTTSTSSSTLQNSSSITSTTTSPPTTSTTSSTLQNSPSITSTTTSPPTTSTTNSTLQNSSSITSTTTSPPTTTTTSSTLQNSSSITSTTTSPPTTSTTSSTLQNSSSITSTTTSPPTTTTTSSTLQNSSSITSTTTSPPTTSMTSSTLQNSSSITSTTTSPPTTSTTSSTLQNSSSITSTTTSPPTTSTTSSTLQNSSSITSTTTSPPTTSTTNSTLQNSSSITSTTTSPPTTTTTSSTLQNSPSITSTTTSPPTTTTTSSTLQNSSSITSTTTSPPTTTTTNSTLQNSSSITSTTTSPPTTTTTNSTLQNSSSITSTTTSPPTTSTTSSTLQNSSSITSTTTSPPTTSTTSSTLQNSSSITTSPPTTSTTSSTLQNSSSLTSTTTSPPTTTTTSSTLQNSPSTTTPPPATSTPLRPTTTPGVCRNGGTWLDGHCRCPPGFTGDACDDISNTIATNAVTNGTVQVELRVTNREFTDDLWNPGSSTYLEFVETFKKQMDVVYSNIQGYGGIKVLRLTPGSVVVDHIIIVSLLVTAQAQEKLHNITAELQEEIRAAAAQLNCTSGELCFNSSDVVVRNASLNFDKEAFCQQEVPEGYQDYYFPNLTSSGFYCISNCTPGTPGSISCNKGQCRLTLSGPQCFCHETDLYWYRGDRCETRVGKLAVGLGVAAAALAATVVVLAVLLFRAQRTRSFYSTQKAMKQTWYEDAVDTWSLPGSFTFQNQGAHTEDNFRVNLESLHTSAPVNVPRPEKFYTRL encoded by the exons atgACCAGCTCCACTCTCCAGAACTCCTCGTCCATCACGTCCACCAcgacttcacctcccaccacctccatgAGCAGCTCTACTCTCCAGAACTCCTCGTCCATCACGTCCACCAcgacttcacctcccaccacctccacgAGCAGCTCTACTCTCCAGAACTCCTCGTCCATCACGTCCACCAcgacttcacctcccaccacctccacgAGCAGCTCTACTCTCCAGAACTCCTCGTCCATCACGTCCACCAcgacttcacctcccaccacctccacgACCAGCTCCACTCTCCAGAACTCCCCGTCCATCACGTCCACCAcgacttcacctcccaccacctccacgACCAACTCTACTCTCCAGAACTCCTCATCCATCACGTCCACCAcgacttcacctcccaccaccaccacgacCAGCTCCACTCTCCAGAACTCCTCGTCCATCACATCAACCAcgacttcacctcccaccacctccacgACCAGCTCTACTCTCCAGAACTCCTCGTCCATCACGTCCACCAcgacttcacctcccaccaccaccacgacCAGCTCCACTCTCCAGAACTCCTCATCCATCACGTCCACCAcgacttcacctcccaccacctccatgACCAGCTCCACTCTCCAGAACTCCTCGTCCATCACGTCCACCAcgacttcacctcccaccacctccacgACCAGCTCTACTCTCCAGAACTCCTCGTCCATCACGTCCACCAcgacttcacctcccaccacctccacgACCAGCTCCACTCTCCAGAACTCCTCGTCCATCACGTCCACCAcgacttcacctcccaccacctccacgACCAACTCTACTCTCCAGAACTCCTCGTCCATCACGTCCACCAcgacttcacctcccaccaccaccacgacCAGCTCCACTCTCCAGAACTCCCCGTCCATCACGTCCACCAcgacttcacctcccaccaccaccacgacCAGCTCCACTCTCCAGAACTCCTCGTCCATCACGTCCACCAcgacttcacctcccaccaccaccacgacCAACTCTACTCTCCAGAACTCCTCGTCCATCACATCCACCAcgacttcacctcccaccaccaccacgacCAACTCTACTCTCCAGAACTCCTCATCCATCACGTCCACCAcgacttcacctcccaccacctccacgACCAGCTCCACTCTCCAGAACTCCTCGTCCATCACATCCACCAcgacttcacctcccaccacctccacgACCAGCTCCACTCTCCAGAACTCCTCGTCCATCAcgacttcacctcccaccacctccacgACCAGCTCTACTCTCCAGAACTCCTCATCCCTCACGTCCACCAcgacttcacctcccaccaccaccacgacCAGCTCCACTCTCCAGAACTCCCCGTCCACCACGACTCCACCTCCCGCCACCTCCACCCCTCTCcgccccaccaccaccccag GGGTCTGCCGTAACGGGGGCACTTGGCTGGACGGCCACTGCAGGTGCCCCCCCGGTTTCACGGGTGACGCGTGTGATGACATCAGTAACACCATCGCAACAAACGCCG TGACCAACGGGACAGTGCAGGTGGAGCTGCGCGTCACCAACCGGGAGTTCACCGACGACCTCTGGAACCCCGGCTCTTCCACCTACTTGGAGTTTGTCGAGACCTTCAAGAAGCAG ATGGATGTGGTCTACAGCAACATCCAGGGCTACGGGGGCATCAAGGTCCTGCGTCTGAC GCCCGGCAGCGTGGTGGTGGATCACATCATCATCGTCTCCCTGCTGGTGACTGCCCAAGCCCAGGAGAAGCTCCACAACATCACGGCGGAGCTGCAGGAAGAGATCCGCGCGGCAGCGGCGCAGCTGAACTGCACAAGTG GCGAGCTCTGCTTCAACTCCTCCGACGTGGTGGTGCGCAACGCTTCGCTCAACTTTGACAAAGAGG cCTTCTGCCAGCAGGAAGTGCCTGAGGGCTACCAGGACTACTACTTTCCCAACCTGACAAGCTCTGGTTTCTACTGCATATCCAACTGCACCCCAGGCACCCCCGGCTCCATCAGCTGCAACAAGGGGCAGTGCCGGCTCACCCTGAGCGGCCCACAGTGCTT CTGCCACGAGACCGATCTCTACTGGTACCGAGGCGATCGCTGCGAGACCCGGGTCGGCAAGCTGGCGGTGGGGTTGGGCGTGGCCGCGGCGGCTCTGGCCGCGACGGTCGTCGTCCTCGCCGTCCTCCTCTTCCGAGCTCAGAGGACCAGATCGTTTTACAG CACCCAGAAGGCGATGAAGCAGACGTGGTACGAGGACGCGGTCGACACGTGGAGCCTCCCAGGAAGCTTCACCTTCCAGAACCAAG gCGCCCACACTGAGGACAACTTTCGGGTCAACCTTGAGTCCCTGCACACGTCGGCACCG GTCAATGTTCCAAGACCGGAGAAATTCTACACGCGACTCTGA